From the Cervus elaphus chromosome 20, mCerEla1.1, whole genome shotgun sequence genome, one window contains:
- the COL9A2 gene encoding collagen alpha-2(IX) chain, with amino-acid sequence MAPAAAPRNLLVLLQVLGLALAQIRGPPGEPGPPGPPGPPGVPGSDGIDGDKGPPGKAGPPGPKGEPGKAGTDGPDGKPGIDGLTGAKGEPGPSGIPGVKGQPGLPGPPGLPGPGFAGPPGPPGPVGLPGEIGLTGPKGDPGPEGPSGPPGPPGKPGRPGTIQGLEGSADFLCPTNCPAGVKGPPGLQGVKGHPGRRGLLGDSGRQGKPGPKGDVGVSGEQGIPGPPGPQGIRGYPGMAGPKGETGPQGYKGMVGSIGAAGSPGEEGPRGPPGRAGEKGDVGSQGVRGPQGITGPKGVTGPPGIDGKDGTPGMPGVKGSAGQAGRPGNPGHQGLAGVPGMPGTKGGPGDKGEPGRQGFPGVSGPPGKEGEPGPRGEIGPQGIMGQKGDHGERGPVGQPGPQGRQGPKGEQGPPGIPGPQGLPGIKGDKGSPGKTGPRGGVGDPGVAGLPGEKGEKGESGEPGPKGQQGVRGEPGYPGPSGDAGAPGVQGYPGPPGPRGLVGDRGLPGQPGRQGVAGRDASDQHIEDVVLKMLQEQLAEMAVSAKREALGATGMMGPPGPPGPPGYPGKQGPHGHPGPRGIPGIVGAVGQIGNTGPKGKRGEKGDQGEVGRGHPGMPGPPGIPGLPGRPGQAINGKDGDRGAPGAPGEAGRPGLPGPMGLPGFCEPAACLGASAYASARLTEPGSIKGP; translated from the exons ATGGCCCCCGCGGCCGCCCCCCGCAACCTCCTGGTTCTCCTGCAGGTGCTGGGGCTCGCCCTGGCGCAGATC AGAGGTCCGCCAGGAGAGCCGGGGCCTCCGGGTCCCCCAGGGCCACCGGGAGTGCCTGGATCCGACGGAATCGAC GGTGACAAAGGGCCCCCTGGGAAAGCTGGCCCTCCG GGACCTAAGGGAGAGCCTGGCAAAGCGGGGACAGATGGACCAGACGGGAAGCCCGGGATTGAT gGTCTAACTGGAGCCAAGGGTGAGCCCGGTCCCTCAGGGATCCCTGGAGTCAAG GGCCAGCCTGGGCTCCCAGGGCCCCCCGGCCTGCCA GGCCCTGGCTTTGCTGGACCTCCT GGACCACCTGGACCTGTCGGCCTCCCGGGTGAGATTGGACTCACAGGCCCCAAG GGGGATCCTGGACCAGAAGGACCATCAGGGCCCCCAGGACCCCCTGGGAAACCG GGTCGCCCTGGAACCATTCAGGGCCTGGAAGGCAGCGCGGATTTCCTG TGTCCAACCAACTGTCCAGCGGGCGTGAAAGGGCCCCCAGGGCTGCAGGGCGTGAAG GGGCATCCAGGCAGACGCGGGCTTCTGGGAGATTCCGGCCGCCAGGGGAAGCCG GGTCCCAAGGGAGATGTGGGTGTCTCTGGAGAGCAAGGCATCCCTGGACCACCG GGTCCCCAGGGCATCAGGGGCTATCCAGGCATGGCGGGACCCAAAGGAGAGACG GGCCCTCAGGGGTACAAAGGCATGGTGGGCTCCATCGGCGCTGCTGGGTCACCT GGTGAGGAAGGTCCACGGGGACCACCGGGCCGAGCTGGAGAGAAGGGTGATGTG GGGAGCCAAGGAGTTCGAGGACCCCAGGGAATAACAGGCCCAAAAGGAGTAACC GGACCCCCAGGCATTGACGGCAAGGACGGGACCCCAGGCATGCCTGGAGTGAAG GGCAGTGCAGGACAGGCGGGGCGGCCGGGAAACCCAGGCCACCAGGGCCTAGCG GGAGTGCCTGGTATGCCTGGGACAAAAGGAGGCCCTGGAGACAAG GGTGAGCCGGgcaggcagggcttccctggagtctCTGGTCCCCCCGGGAAGGAG GGAGAGCCAGGGCCTCGAGGAGAAATCGGTCCCCAGGGCATCATGGGGCAGAAG GGTGACCATGGTGAGAGGGGGCCAGTGGGGCAGCCAGGCCCTCAAGGCCGGCAG GGCCCCAAAGGGGAACAGGGTCCCCCTGGAATTCCAGGGCCCCAAGGCTTGCCAGGCATCAAGGGAGACAAG GGCTCCCCAGGGAAGACCGGGCCCCGCGGTGGAGTG GGCGACCCGGGGGTGGCTGGCCTCCCAGGAGAAAAAGGCGAGAAG GGAGAGTCGGGCGAACCAGGACCCAAGGGACAG CAAGGAGTCCGCGGAGAACCTGGCTACCCTGGCCCCAGCGGAGATGCGGGCGCCCCGGGGGTGCAGGGCTATCCGGGGCCCCCTGGCCCTCGAGGACTGGTTGGAGACCGAGGCTTGCCCGGACAGCCCGGGAGGCAGGGCGTGGCG GGCCGAGATGCCAGTGACCAGCACATCGAGGACGTGGTTCTGAAGATGCTGCAAG agcAACTGGCAGAAATGGCTGTGAGTGCCAAGCGGGAGGCCCTGGGTGCGACTGGGATGATGGGTCCCCCAGGACCCCCTGGGCCTCCTGGGTACCCAGGCAAACAGGGACCCCATGGGCACCCTGGCCCTCGGGGCATTCCTGGCATCGTGGGAGCCGTGGGTCAGATTGGCAACACCGGGCCCAAGG GAAAACGTGGAGAGAAGGGCGATCAGGGAGAAGTTGGCCGCGGGCACCCCGGGATGCCTGGGCCCCCCGGGATCCCAG GACTGCCTGGCCGGCCTGGTCAGGCAATCAACGGCAAAGACGGAGATCGAGGGGCTCCAGGGGCCCCAGGAGAGGCAGGTCGACCTGGCCTGCCAGGCCCCATGgggctgccaggcttctgtgaGCCTGCGGCCTGCCTTGGAGCCTCAGCCTACGCCTCTGCACGCCTCACGGAGCCTGGATCCATcaaggggccatga